AGCGGACGAAGCCGCACGTGAATGTCGGCACGATCGGTCACGTCGATCATGGCAAGACGACATTGACGGCGGCGATGACGATGATCTTGAATCGTAAGGGTGGTGGCA
This window of the Candidatus Zixiibacteriota bacterium genome carries:
- a CDS encoding GTP-binding protein, with translation MAKEKFKRTKPHVNVGTIGHVDHGKTTLTAAMTMILNRKGGG